The Lysobacterales bacterium genome has a segment encoding these proteins:
- a CDS encoding DUF3391 domain-containing protein → MAVDERTLPVADLRPGMWVSRLDRDWLGTPFPMQGFLIKDQEDIRRLSEFCREVVIDVSPERRQEPRRPLMSLEGSRVGGVPLRKVLPYPVRHEVRAELDGARKAKVDMLALAKDLEADLKAGRPIEMDRVQASVEGLVASVLRNPDAIFWLLGLVRRDHYAHHHALQCSALSAAFGRHLAMPRDMILDLATGGFLLDAGMAKVPAELLSRAGALDESERGKVRAHVETGLRILAHAGLARPAIIEMIAGHHERHDGSGYPKGLVGEDIPLTARIAGLVDSYDAMVNERPYRPAYSPHAALQLLYRERETLFQEEVVEHLLQCLGVYPTGSLVELSNGEVAVVMAQNPARRLKPRVMVLMSPERRLYQRFVDIDLMQVDNDASGRPGLMITAALPAGAYGLDQADLFLGQD, encoded by the coding sequence ATGGCCGTTGACGAGCGCACTTTGCCGGTTGCCGACCTCCGGCCGGGCATGTGGGTGAGCCGCCTCGACCGTGACTGGCTGGGGACGCCCTTTCCGATGCAGGGATTCCTGATCAAGGACCAGGAGGACATCCGGCGGCTGTCGGAGTTCTGCCGGGAAGTCGTGATCGACGTTTCGCCGGAACGGCGGCAGGAGCCACGCCGGCCACTGATGTCGCTCGAGGGCAGCCGGGTCGGCGGCGTACCGCTGCGCAAGGTGCTGCCTTACCCGGTCCGACACGAGGTGCGGGCCGAGCTGGACGGCGCCCGCAAGGCCAAGGTCGACATGCTCGCCCTCGCCAAGGACCTTGAGGCCGACCTCAAGGCCGGCCGGCCGATCGAAATGGATCGCGTACAGGCCAGCGTCGAAGGCCTGGTGGCCAGCGTCCTGCGCAATCCCGACGCCATCTTCTGGCTGCTTGGCCTGGTCCGGCGCGACCACTACGCCCATCACCACGCGCTGCAGTGCAGTGCCCTGTCGGCTGCCTTCGGCCGCCACCTCGCGATGCCGCGCGACATGATCCTGGACCTGGCGACCGGCGGATTCCTGCTCGATGCCGGCATGGCCAAGGTGCCGGCCGAGCTGCTGTCGCGGGCTGGCGCGCTGGACGAAAGCGAGCGGGGCAAGGTCCGCGCCCACGTCGAGACCGGACTGCGCATCCTCGCCCACGCCGGCCTGGCGCGGCCGGCGATCATCGAAATGATCGCCGGCCATCACGAGCGGCACGACGGCAGCGGCTACCCAAAGGGCCTGGTCGGCGAGGACATCCCGCTGACCGCCCGGATCGCCGGGTTGGTCGACAGCTACGACGCGATGGTCAACGAGCGGCCGTACCGCCCCGCCTATTCGCCCCATGCGGCACTGCAATTGCTCTACCGCGAGCGGGAGACGCTGTTCCAGGAGGAGGTCGTCGAGCACCTGCTGCAGTGTCTGGGCGTCTATCCGACCGGGTCGCTGGTCGAACTGAGCAATGGCGAAGTGGCGGTCGTCATGGCCCAGAATCCGGCGCGCCGGCTCAAGCCCAGGGTGATGGTGCTGATGAGTCCGGAGCGCCGCCTCTACCAGCGGTTCGTCGATATCGACCTGATGCAGGTGGACAACGACGCCAGTGGCCGCCCCGGCCTGATGATCACCGCGGCGCTGCCGGCCGGGGCCTACGGCCTCGACCAGGCCGACCTCTTCCTGGGCCAGGACTGA
- a CDS encoding diguanylate cyclase codes for MLRGLVALVLAMLASALPAETVLLPAIQPALPSTGVSCVGPEAAFVPVQAMLHAPAGGWPGKPVAVVVANVLAGEVRIEHGGTLVCGNQWDSRSLDSRFRAGVGAVLTPVPGSTDPIELSFPETATPWLPPVVRHGDPATVQRGDTGRFVTRIATTAVITAMALSALLSFVGLREPVFLAYGFNVLVLATWLSMLSGLWGYPRPWLPLGSLASSLPIALPLVLFGGTSRLVLRQGGMHRMLPWLDDGLRRLSWLLGGAAILVLVLPLSWLPVASVTVELVFTALCLLLATCLSAAIAMGRTRAAYALVTILPFLAIALAQVLAPAPVRAWKVELLMLACAWFVLSSSLVLTVRLLTLRRQRDQLQVLARTDELTGLANRRAILAELETGVQRARADGGPLAVAFIDIDHFKTINARLGHAGGDRVLVSVARLMRQSLRRSDRIGRLGGEEFLIILPGAEPAASVDLLHRLCRRIRQQGAGGEGPRVTASAGLTWLGARDDDAARLLARADQAMFDAKRAGRDRVEVRPPPHADSTAPGVCPDTGPPTGQGRVAPVGQAGVRHQGGSTGHGR; via the coding sequence GTGCTCCGGGGTCTTGTGGCGCTCGTGTTGGCGATGCTGGCCTCGGCGCTGCCGGCCGAGACGGTTCTTCTGCCGGCGATCCAGCCGGCCCTGCCGTCCACAGGCGTTTCCTGCGTTGGCCCGGAGGCGGCATTCGTGCCGGTGCAGGCGATGCTGCATGCGCCCGCGGGGGGTTGGCCCGGCAAGCCGGTGGCCGTGGTGGTGGCCAACGTGCTTGCCGGGGAAGTCCGCATCGAACACGGTGGAACGCTGGTCTGCGGCAACCAGTGGGACTCCCGGAGCCTGGATTCGCGTTTCCGGGCAGGCGTCGGCGCGGTTCTGACCCCGGTCCCGGGCAGCACCGATCCGATCGAGCTGAGCTTTCCCGAGACCGCCACGCCCTGGCTGCCGCCGGTCGTTCGTCATGGCGACCCGGCCACCGTGCAGCGCGGCGACACCGGGCGCTTCGTGACGAGGATCGCCACCACCGCGGTGATCACGGCGATGGCGCTGTCGGCCCTGCTGTCCTTCGTGGGCCTGCGTGAACCGGTGTTTCTCGCCTACGGGTTCAACGTGCTCGTGCTGGCGACCTGGCTGTCGATGCTGTCGGGGTTGTGGGGCTATCCGCGTCCCTGGTTGCCGCTCGGTTCCCTGGCGTCGAGCCTGCCGATCGCGCTGCCGCTCGTGCTGTTCGGCGGGACCAGCCGCCTGGTGCTCCGCCAGGGCGGGATGCACCGGATGCTGCCCTGGCTGGATGACGGGCTGCGTCGCCTGAGCTGGCTGCTGGGTGGCGCCGCCATCCTGGTGCTGGTCCTGCCACTGTCCTGGTTGCCGGTCGCCTCGGTGACCGTGGAGCTGGTGTTCACCGCCCTGTGCCTGCTGCTGGCGACCTGCCTTTCTGCCGCCATCGCCATGGGGCGTACCCGCGCCGCGTACGCACTGGTGACCATCCTGCCGTTCCTCGCGATCGCGCTTGCCCAGGTGCTCGCGCCGGCGCCGGTGCGCGCCTGGAAGGTCGAGCTGCTGATGCTCGCCTGCGCCTGGTTCGTGCTGTCGTCCAGCCTGGTCCTCACGGTGAGGTTGCTCACCCTTCGCCGCCAGCGCGACCAGTTGCAGGTACTGGCCCGCACCGACGAGCTCACCGGCCTGGCGAACCGCCGAGCCATTCTTGCCGAGCTGGAGACCGGGGTGCAGCGGGCCCGGGCCGATGGCGGGCCGCTGGCGGTGGCATTCATCGACATCGACCATTTCAAGACGATCAATGCCCGGTTGGGCCATGCCGGCGGCGACCGGGTCCTGGTCTCGGTTGCGCGGCTGATGCGTCAGAGCCTGCGCCGCAGCGACCGGATCGGGCGGCTTGGCGGCGAGGAGTTCCTGATCATCCTGCCGGGGGCCGAGCCGGCGGCCAGCGTCGATCTGCTGCACAGGCTCTGTCGCCGGATACGCCAGCAGGGCGCCGGCGGCGAGGGACCGCGTGTCACGGCCAGCGCAGGACTGACCTGGCTGGGCGCGCGCGACGACGATGCCGCCCGCCTGCTGGCGCGGGCGGACCAGGCGATGTTCGATGCCAAGCGGGCCGGCCGGGACCGGGTCGAAGTCAGGCCGCCGCCGCACGCAGACTCGACGGCTCCGGGTGTTTGCCCCGATACTGGCCCTCCGACCGGACAGGGTCGCGTCGCTCCGGTCGGCCAGGCTGGGGTCCGCCACCAAGGAGGTTCCACCGGACATGGCCGTTGA